GAGCTCGGCATGCAACCGCCAGCCCCGCTGGGCGCCTGGCCCGGCTTCGAGGGTGCCGCCGTACAACGCGACCCGTTCGCGCATGCCGACGAGGCCCTTGCCGCCGCTCGTGAGCTCGGAGGTCGACGCGACGACAGCATCGTCGACCACGTCGACCCGCACCACGTCATCGACGTGCGCGACGGTCACGTCGACCCGGTGGGCCGTCGCGGCGTACCGCAGCGCATTGGTCAGACCCTCCTGCACGATGCGGTACACGGTCAACTGCAGGTTCGAGTCGACGATCGGCGGCCCAACGGTCGTCAGTTGCACCGGCAGCCCGGCGGCGCGGAATCGCTCCACGAGCACCGGCAGGGCCGCCGTGCCCGGTTGCGGGGCGAGTTCCTCAGAGCCGCCCGATGCTTCGTCGGGTTCGGCGAGGACGCCGAGCATGCGTCGCATGTCGACGAGCGCGGCGCGACCGGTGTCGGCCACGTGCTGCATCGCTTCGGCGGCGCGCTCCGGGTCGCGGCCGACCGTCGCCGCCGAGCCGTCGGCGAGCGTCACCATGACGGTGATGCTGTGCGAGACGATGTCGTGCATCTCGCGGGCGATTCGGGAGCGCTCGAGAGCCGTCGCGAGCTGCGCCTGCTGGTCGCGCTCCCGGGCGAGGTCGTGTGCACGGGCGATGAGGGCGTTCAGGTAGCGGCGCCGGTTGCCGACGGTCACGCCGATGAGGGTCGCGATCAGCAGCAGCACCGTGAACTGCGACGCGGATGCCGGCGCGTTGGCCCCGAACGGCGCGACCGTGTCGTCGGCGTGGGCCCAGACGGCGATGTACGAGGAGGCCGTCGCGACGACCACCGAGCCCCCGAACCCGATCCAGGCCGAGCGTGTCGAACCGTAGACCGCGAGGGCGTAGAGGGCGAGCAGCAGGGGGAGCACATCGGTCGACCCGAAGGGATAGACGACGAGGCAGACGAGCCAGGCGATGATGACGAGGAGCCAGGGCCGCCTGCGGCGGAAGAGCAGGATCGCAGCGGCCGCCACGGCGATGGCGGCGAGCTGCGCGACGGCGATCCACGCGGGTGGTGGGGTAGGGACGAACAGCATCGCGATGGACCCGAAGAACGTCGGTACGAAGTACAGCGCCGTGATCAGCGAGTCCGTGAGCCACGGATGCCGCGCCCAGAACTGCCGGATCACCCCGGGTGGCTTCGGCAGACGAAGTTCTCCCCCGACTACCGAAGCCGGGTAG
The DNA window shown above is from Agromyces cerinus and carries:
- a CDS encoding sensor histidine kinase; its protein translation is MTEAPISPGYPASVVGGELRLPKPPGVIRQFWARHPWLTDSLITALYFVPTFFGSIAMLFVPTPPPAWIAVAQLAAIAVAAAAILLFRRRRPWLLVIIAWLVCLVVYPFGSTDVLPLLLALYALAVYGSTRSAWIGFGGSVVVATASSYIAVWAHADDTVAPFGANAPASASQFTVLLLIATLIGVTVGNRRRYLNALIARAHDLARERDQQAQLATALERSRIAREMHDIVSHSITVMVTLADGSAATVGRDPERAAEAMQHVADTGRAALVDMRRMLGVLAEPDEASGGSEELAPQPGTAALPVLVERFRAAGLPVQLTTVGPPIVDSNLQLTVYRIVQEGLTNALRYAATAHRVDVTVAHVDDVVRVDVVDDAVVASTSELTSGGKGLVGMRERVALYGGTLEAGPGAQRGWRLHAELRAEESTPRSDAATTNSEESE